One Carcharodon carcharias isolate sCarCar2 chromosome 1, sCarCar2.pri, whole genome shotgun sequence DNA window includes the following coding sequences:
- the LOC121281940 gene encoding fibroblast growth factor-binding protein 1-like yields MKQSSGILRIVPQRRPIHRRRCLNHINRRDPSLSPLTVAFLSRASYSRFLELPLLRADSCQISAMKFSRVAVLLLLVFITQYLLAEASDDQKQRRRRKGKGQDQGQSHDGGKSRKAESGSSVGAEGDKQRKGKGSAPKQGRFLSRDQAQCKWVLRGDEDADKNLHVECKKGPNDYWCDFTGKPSACAKYSGDAKTYWKQITRTLKKQKALCSEPSAVLKSSLCRSTKAAHLKMTASSLRTTAAPGKEQPNAPTPLSTADPDAPDIDKIAAEYCNERWGSVCKFMLSAIQG; encoded by the exons ATGAAGCAGAGCTCAGGTATTCTCCGCATTGTTCCACAGCGACGCCCCATCCATCGTAGGCGTTGCCTAAATCATATAAATCGCAGAGATCCCAGCCTATCGCCACTAACTGTTGCATTTCTCTCAAGAGCATCATATAGCAGATTCCTCGAG TTGCCACTTCTAAGAGCCGACAGTTGTCAGATTTCAGCTATGAAGTTCTCGAGAGTTGCTGTGCTCCTACTCCTCGTCTTCATCACTCAGTATCTCTTGGCCGAGGCAAGTGACGACCAaaagcagaggaggaggaggaaaggcaAAGGACAGGACCAGGGGCAATCGCACGACGGGGGCAAAAGTAGGAAGGCAGAGTCTGGGTCAAGCGTGGGAGCCGAAGGGGACAAGCAACGGAAGGGGAAGGGCTCAGCCCCTAAGCAGGGGAGATTCCTCAGCCGGGACCAAGCACAGTGCAAGTGGGTTTTGAGAGGAGATGAAGACGCTGACAAGAACCTGCATGTGGAATGTAAAAAAGGACCTAACGATTATTGGTGTGACTTCACTGGGAAACCATCCGCCTGCGCGAAGTATTCGGGGGATGCAAAAACCTACTGGAAGCAAATCACCAGGACACTGAAGAAGCAAAAGGCGCTCTGCAGTGAGCCGTCGGCGGTGCTGAAATCCAGCTTGTGTAGAAGTACGAAAGCGGCTCATTTGAAAATGACCGCATCCAGCCTGCGAACCACTGCAGCCCCGGGAAAGGAGCAGCCGAATGCGCCAACCCCACTTTCCACCGCGGACCCTGACGCTCCAGATATCGACAAAATAGCTGCGGAATATTGCAACGAAAGATGGGGATCTGTCTGCAAGTTCATGTTGTCAGCAATCCAGGGCTAA